In Chlorogloeopsis sp. ULAP01, the following proteins share a genomic window:
- the cutA gene encoding divalent-cation tolerance protein CutA, whose translation MANSTAYGVVLVTTASKEEAEVIASALVEARLAACVSLFPIQSIYRWQQKIHNEQEWQLSIKTDLRLFPLLESKIRELHSYQAPEIIALPIVYGSELYCQWISEQIGS comes from the coding sequence ATGGCTAACTCTACTGCCTATGGTGTAGTGTTGGTAACAACTGCCTCAAAAGAAGAAGCAGAGGTGATCGCTTCTGCTCTCGTAGAAGCCAGACTGGCTGCTTGTGTAAGCTTGTTTCCGATTCAATCTATTTATCGCTGGCAGCAAAAAATACACAATGAGCAAGAATGGCAGTTGTCCATTAAAACTGATTTAAGACTATTTCCACTTTTAGAATCTAAAATTCGCGAACTCCATTCTTATCAAGCGCCAGAAATTATTGCTCTGCCTATTGTTTACGGCTCAGAGCTTTATTGCCAATGGATTTCGGAGCAAATTGGGAGTTAG
- a CDS encoding DUF4330 domain-containing protein, translating to MTILDSKGRLFGKFNILDVGAALVILLVIFGIFFFPGTTGSVAQVGVTTKPVEIDLIVRGLNVRDPQQLFDQGLTKGGKTNVIIRNQPHGTINIKSARLLPRTVLVPQPDGSIKEMPDPKANNFSTDMLVTLDGKATITNNGPVMGSSKLKIGVPIELDGFNYNFNASVIDIRVKDKS from the coding sequence ATGACTATTTTAGATTCCAAAGGTCGGTTATTCGGTAAATTCAACATTCTCGACGTAGGTGCTGCACTGGTAATATTGCTAGTTATATTTGGCATCTTTTTCTTTCCTGGTACAACTGGTTCTGTTGCCCAAGTTGGAGTTACAACAAAACCAGTTGAGATTGATTTGATTGTGCGTGGTTTGAATGTGCGTGATCCTCAACAGTTATTCGATCAAGGTTTAACAAAAGGCGGTAAAACAAACGTTATTATCCGCAATCAACCCCACGGTACTATTAATATTAAATCGGCGCGACTATTACCCAGAACTGTCTTAGTTCCACAACCAGATGGTTCTATCAAAGAAATGCCAGATCCAAAAGCAAACAATTTTAGTACAGATATGCTTGTGACATTAGATGGTAAAGCTACAATCACAAATAATGGCCCGGTTATGGGTTCGAGCAAACTCAAAATTGGAGTTCCAATTGAATTGGATGGATTTAATTACAATTTCAACGCATCTGTTATTGATATTCGGGTTAAAGATAAGTCATAG
- a CDS encoding M48 family metalloprotease: MMNRKNLYFNYNFFWRRYFYPLVSVLVALSICLSTALPSQALDWLPLLLRGVQVLQLSNISDRQEADIGKQINQELLSGDVRLYRDPEINRYVEQIGQRLAENSDRPNLKFTFQVVDSDSINAFATLGGYVYIHTGLLKAAANEAELASVVAHEIGHIGGKHLIKQMRQKAIDEGLLTAAGLDRSTAVQLGVQLARNLPRSRQMEFDADQRGLKTFSRTGYAQSGMISFMQKLLSSSSQRSVPTFLSTHPATSDRIEALKRAMNNQPSNSNQGLDNTAYQASIRALLKS; the protein is encoded by the coding sequence ATGATGAATAGGAAAAATTTATATTTTAATTACAATTTTTTTTGGCGTCGTTATTTTTATCCTTTAGTTTCTGTATTAGTAGCGCTGAGTATTTGCTTGAGTACAGCCCTGCCTTCCCAAGCTTTGGATTGGTTACCTTTACTTTTACGGGGAGTTCAAGTACTTCAGCTTTCTAATATATCTGATCGCCAAGAAGCTGATATTGGTAAACAAATCAACCAAGAATTGTTAAGCGGTGATGTGCGACTATATCGCGATCCGGAAATTAATCGTTATGTGGAACAAATTGGGCAGCGTCTAGCAGAAAACAGCGATCGCCCGAATCTGAAATTTACTTTCCAAGTAGTTGACAGTGATAGTATAAACGCTTTTGCTACTTTGGGAGGTTATGTGTATATTCATACAGGTTTGCTCAAAGCAGCAGCCAATGAAGCAGAACTAGCAAGTGTAGTTGCCCATGAAATTGGACACATTGGCGGTAAGCACTTAATCAAACAAATGCGGCAAAAAGCTATTGATGAAGGTTTGTTAACAGCAGCCGGATTAGATCGCTCTACAGCAGTGCAATTAGGAGTGCAATTGGCACGTAACCTGCCCCGTAGCCGCCAAATGGAGTTTGATGCCGATCAAAGAGGACTGAAAACTTTTTCACGCACTGGTTATGCTCAATCGGGAATGATTTCCTTTATGCAAAAGTTGCTCAGTAGCAGTAGCCAACGTTCTGTACCAACATTTTTAAGCACTCACCCGGCAACTAGCGATCGCATTGAAGCTCTCAAACGCGCCATGAATAATCAACCAAGTAACAGCAACCAAGGATTAGATAACACTGCTTATCAAGCTAGTATTCGAGCACTACTCAAGTCTTAG
- a CDS encoding metallophosphoesterase family protein, producing MSVIRQRRIIIGDVHGHYQGLMRLLEAIAPTSDDQVYFLGDLIDRGPKSSQVVNFVKNSPYQCLLGNHEQMLLNIFTKRIPTPTVQAWLYSGGQATVASYKEATIPHEHLEWFSTLPTHLDLGDIWLVHAGVDPSIPLAEQTAEQMCWVRDDFHSIPKPYFPDKLIIIGHTITFTLPGVVPGKLAQGQGWIDIDTGAYHPRSGWLTALDITNRLVYQVNVFKNCVRTLPLQEVVTTIQPQQIRVSDRGHCLA from the coding sequence ATGAGCGTAATTAGGCAACGCCGCATAATAATTGGAGACGTGCATGGTCACTATCAAGGTTTAATGAGATTGTTGGAGGCGATCGCTCCTACATCAGACGATCAAGTTTATTTTTTAGGAGACTTAATTGATCGCGGGCCAAAAAGCTCACAGGTAGTGAATTTTGTCAAAAATAGTCCTTATCAGTGTCTGTTGGGGAATCACGAGCAGATGTTATTAAACATTTTTACCAAACGTATTCCTACCCCAACAGTGCAAGCATGGCTTTATAGTGGTGGGCAAGCAACAGTAGCTAGTTATAAAGAAGCTACTATCCCCCACGAGCATCTAGAATGGTTCAGTACTTTGCCTACACACTTAGATTTGGGAGATATTTGGTTAGTTCATGCTGGCGTTGATCCCTCAATTCCCTTAGCTGAACAAACTGCCGAGCAAATGTGCTGGGTACGAGATGACTTCCACAGCATCCCGAAGCCCTATTTCCCCGATAAGTTAATAATTATTGGTCACACTATCACCTTTACTTTGCCTGGTGTTGTACCTGGGAAACTAGCGCAAGGACAAGGATGGATTGATATTGATACTGGCGCGTATCACCCGCGCAGTGGCTGGTTAACAGCACTAGATATTACAAATCGTTTAGTATATCAAGTTAACGTCTTCAAAAACTGTGTCCGCACTCTACCTTTACAAGAAGTGGTAACAACTATACAACCACAACAGATTCGAGTTAGCGATCGCGGGCATTGTCTGGCGTAG
- a CDS encoding 4-Cys prefix domain-containing protein, which yields MSYCINPICSKPQNTRKTLFREGCGSELLLDGCYRVTHLLSDRRYFGFKSALSINFNSDNI from the coding sequence ATGAGCTACTGTATTAACCCTATCTGTTCAAAGCCGCAAAACACACGTAAGACTCTATTTCGTGAGGGTTGTGGCTCTGAGTTGCTCTTGGATGGATGCTATCGAGTTACTCATCTACTGAGCGATCGCAGGTACTTTGGTTTTAAATCGGCGCTCTCCATAAATTTCAACTCAGATAATATTTAG
- the ftsH3 gene encoding ATP-dependent zinc metalloprotease FtsH3, with product MNNKRWRNAGLYALLFIVVIALGTAFFDKQPQSRETWRYSQFIQEVEKGRVEKVSLSSDRSTAVVTPKYDPNKKLVTLVNDPDLINTLTKNNVDISVLPQTDDGFWFKALSSLFFPVLLLVGLFFLLRRAQNGPGSQAMNFGKSKARVQMEPQTQVTFGDVAGIDQAKLELNEVVDFLKNADRFTAVGAKIPKGVLLVGPPGTGKTLLARAVAGEAGVPFFSISGSEFVEMFVGVGASRVRDLFEQAKANAPCIVFIDEIDAVGRQRGAGLGGGNDEREQTLNQLLTEMDGFEGNTGIIIIAATNRPDVLDAALLRPGRFDRQVVVDRPDYSGRVEILKVHARGKTLAKDVDLERIARRTPGFTGADLSNLLNEAAILAARRNLTEISMDEINDAIDRVLAGPEKKDRVMSEKRKQLVAYHEAGHALVGALMPDYDPVQKISIIPRGRAGGLTWFTPSEDRMDSGLYSRSYLENQMAVALGGRIAEELIFGEEEVTTGASNDLQQVARVARQMVTRFGMSETLGPVALGRQQGNMFLGRDIMSERDFSEETAAAIDEEVRKLVDAAYKRAKQVLTDNRHVLDQLAEMLVEKETVDAEELQELLGNNDVKTAAFA from the coding sequence GTGAATAATAAAAGATGGAGAAATGCGGGGCTGTACGCGCTGCTTTTTATAGTTGTCATTGCTTTAGGAACAGCCTTTTTTGACAAGCAACCCCAAAGCAGAGAAACATGGCGATACAGTCAATTTATTCAAGAAGTTGAAAAAGGCAGAGTCGAAAAAGTCAGCCTCAGTTCCGATCGGTCTACAGCGGTTGTTACTCCCAAGTACGACCCCAACAAAAAGCTGGTGACCTTAGTTAACGATCCAGATCTAATCAATACTCTTACCAAAAATAACGTTGATATCAGTGTTTTACCCCAAACCGACGATGGTTTCTGGTTTAAGGCACTTAGCAGCTTATTTTTCCCTGTATTACTTTTGGTTGGTTTATTTTTCTTACTGCGTCGCGCTCAAAATGGCCCCGGCAGCCAAGCTATGAACTTTGGTAAGTCCAAAGCTAGAGTGCAAATGGAGCCGCAAACCCAAGTTACCTTTGGTGATGTCGCCGGTATCGATCAAGCCAAGTTGGAACTTAATGAAGTTGTAGACTTTTTGAAAAACGCCGATCGCTTTACCGCCGTGGGAGCCAAAATCCCCAAAGGTGTACTGCTTGTTGGGCCTCCTGGAACTGGTAAAACTTTGCTAGCTCGCGCAGTTGCAGGCGAAGCTGGTGTACCTTTCTTCTCCATCTCTGGTTCTGAGTTCGTAGAAATGTTTGTGGGTGTAGGTGCATCCCGCGTCCGCGATTTGTTTGAGCAAGCCAAAGCCAATGCTCCTTGTATCGTCTTCATCGATGAAATTGACGCCGTAGGCCGTCAGCGTGGTGCAGGCTTGGGTGGTGGTAACGATGAGCGAGAACAAACCCTCAACCAGTTGCTCACAGAAATGGACGGCTTTGAAGGCAACACTGGCATCATTATTATCGCCGCTACCAACCGTCCCGATGTTTTGGATGCTGCCTTGTTGCGTCCCGGTCGTTTTGACCGTCAAGTTGTGGTAGATCGTCCCGACTACTCTGGACGTGTCGAAATTCTTAAAGTTCACGCCCGTGGCAAGACATTAGCCAAGGATGTTGACTTGGAGAGAATCGCCCGCCGTACTCCTGGGTTTACCGGTGCTGATTTATCTAACCTGCTCAATGAAGCTGCAATTCTGGCAGCACGCCGGAATCTGACTGAAATTTCGATGGATGAAATTAACGATGCCATCGATCGCGTCTTAGCAGGGCCAGAGAAGAAAGACCGAGTCATGAGCGAAAAGCGTAAGCAACTAGTAGCTTATCACGAAGCCGGACACGCTTTAGTTGGTGCGTTGATGCCAGACTATGATCCAGTACAAAAAATTAGCATTATTCCTCGCGGTCGTGCTGGTGGTTTAACTTGGTTTACCCCTAGCGAAGACCGGATGGATAGTGGTTTGTACAGCCGCTCTTATCTAGAAAACCAGATGGCAGTAGCATTGGGTGGTCGTATCGCTGAAGAATTAATCTTTGGTGAAGAAGAGGTAACTACTGGTGCTTCTAACGATCTGCAACAAGTAGCCCGTGTTGCTAGGCAGATGGTAACGCGATTTGGCATGAGTGAAACCTTAGGCCCTGTTGCCCTCGGTCGTCAGCAAGGCAATATGTTCCTTGGTCGCGATATCATGTCAGAGCGCGATTTCTCAGAAGAAACTGCTGCTGCTATTGATGAAGAAGTCCGTAAATTAGTAGATGCGGCTTACAAACGTGCCAAACAAGTTTTGACAGATAACCGCCACGTTCTCGATCAGCTTGCAGAAATGTTAGTTGAAAAAGAAACTGTGGATGCCGAAGAGTTACAAGAACTGCTGGGCAATAATGATGTCAAGACTGCGGCGTTTGCGTAA
- a CDS encoding aminotransferase class IV, with the protein MSYFPSREVTNIYWYDGKLIQSQTLELTIDDPGLLYGATVFTTLRVYDNSLAHRLTNWQAHYDRLKSSLQTFSWSIPDEARLRQGAKLIMTRFPILRITIFPDGREWITGRLLPNNLTEKQKHGVEACLTSPELYRSLPGHKTGNYLSAWLAKTNATKLDAEEAILVDAQGNWLETSTGNLWGWRDGCWWTPPLKVGILPGIMRYQLMNWLKQKQIEVREEPWTADLVKGFEAIATSNSVVEIVPIHTVIQPTGQLQYNPYHHIFKQMRGFF; encoded by the coding sequence ATTTCCTATTTCCCTTCTCGCGAGGTTACAAACATTTACTGGTACGACGGCAAATTAATTCAATCTCAAACCCTGGAATTAACAATTGACGATCCGGGGTTACTCTATGGAGCGACTGTTTTTACTACTCTACGAGTTTATGACAACTCTCTTGCCCATAGATTAACTAACTGGCAAGCACACTACGATCGCCTAAAATCTAGCTTACAAACTTTTAGCTGGTCAATACCAGATGAAGCGCGATTGCGTCAAGGTGCTAAATTAATCATGACACGCTTTCCCATTCTCAGAATCACCATTTTCCCCGATGGACGAGAATGGATAACTGGTAGATTATTACCAAATAATCTGACGGAAAAACAAAAACATGGTGTTGAAGCCTGTTTAACATCACCAGAATTGTATCGCTCTCTACCCGGTCACAAAACAGGAAATTATCTCAGTGCTTGGTTGGCAAAAACTAACGCCACCAAGTTAGATGCTGAAGAAGCTATCTTAGTAGATGCACAAGGAAATTGGCTGGAAACTAGTACGGGCAATCTTTGGGGTTGGCGAGATGGCTGTTGGTGGACACCTCCTTTGAAGGTGGGAATTTTGCCGGGAATCATGCGTTATCAGCTGATGAACTGGTTGAAGCAAAAGCAAATTGAGGTGAGAGAAGAACCTTGGACAGCAGATTTAGTCAAGGGATTTGAAGCGATCGCTACCAGCAACAGTGTAGTTGAAATTGTTCCGATCCACACTGTCATCCAACCGACTGGACAGCTACAATATAATCCCTACCATCATATTTTTAAGCAAATGCGGGGGTTTTTCTGA
- a CDS encoding glycoside hydrolase 100 family protein: MIQEAWELLEKSIIYYQGRAVGTVAAQDPHLDALNYDQCFIRDFVPSALVFLMQGKTEIVRHFLIETLLLQSHEKQMDCFEPGPGLMPASFKVEFDGNKEYLTADFGEHAIARVPPVDSCLWWIFLLRAYVKATGDIAFAHQPGFQEGIKLILDMCLVHRFAMYPTMLVPDGAFMIDRRLGVYGHPLEIQVLFYAVLRTADELLLPDGDNYSYSHKIKQRMGALNYHIREYYWLDLKRLGEIYRYNSDEFGKEIANKFNIYAESIPMWLTEWLPENAGYLVGNLGPGRMDFRFFTLGNLLAILVSLASEQESQSIMDLFELRWHDLIGYMPLKICFPALEGMEWHIVTGCDPKNIPWSYHNGGNWPILLWLFAAAAEKTGRVELAQRAIEIAQSRLTRDRFPEYYDGKNGRLIGKEARIYQTWSIAGLLAAKEIIANPAYLDLITFEEDNQNLGCDFA; this comes from the coding sequence ATGATTCAGGAAGCCTGGGAATTATTGGAAAAATCTATTATTTACTATCAAGGACGAGCAGTTGGTACAGTCGCAGCACAAGATCCCCACTTAGATGCACTGAACTACGATCAATGCTTCATCCGCGATTTTGTTCCCTCAGCCTTGGTGTTTCTGATGCAAGGCAAGACAGAGATTGTCCGTCATTTCTTAATAGAAACACTGTTGTTGCAAAGCCATGAAAAGCAGATGGACTGCTTTGAACCAGGGCCGGGACTTATGCCTGCCAGTTTCAAAGTAGAATTTGATGGGAACAAAGAATATTTAACTGCCGATTTTGGTGAACATGCGATCGCTCGCGTTCCTCCAGTAGATTCCTGTTTGTGGTGGATTTTTCTCCTCCGAGCCTACGTCAAAGCCACGGGTGACATAGCTTTTGCCCATCAGCCAGGTTTCCAGGAGGGAATTAAACTCATTCTCGATATGTGTCTGGTGCATCGCTTTGCCATGTACCCAACGATGCTAGTTCCTGACGGCGCATTTATGATTGATCGTCGTTTAGGAGTTTACGGGCATCCTCTGGAAATTCAGGTGTTATTCTATGCTGTTCTCCGCACTGCTGATGAATTACTTTTACCAGATGGAGATAACTACAGCTATTCCCATAAAATTAAGCAGCGAATGGGAGCTTTAAATTACCACATCCGCGAGTATTACTGGCTGGACTTAAAGCGATTAGGCGAAATCTATCGCTACAATAGCGATGAATTCGGTAAAGAAATTGCCAATAAGTTTAATATTTATGCTGAATCTATTCCTATGTGGTTAACCGAATGGTTACCTGAGAATGCAGGGTATTTAGTCGGAAATTTAGGGCCCGGAAGAATGGATTTTCGCTTTTTTACCTTAGGAAACCTGCTAGCAATCTTAGTTTCTTTAGCGAGCGAGCAAGAGTCCCAAAGCATTATGGACTTATTTGAGTTGCGCTGGCACGACTTAATTGGTTATATGCCTTTAAAAATTTGTTTCCCTGCCTTAGAAGGTATGGAATGGCATATTGTCACAGGATGCGATCCTAAAAACATTCCTTGGTCTTACCACAATGGAGGCAACTGGCCAATTTTACTGTGGTTATTTGCAGCGGCAGCAGAAAAAACAGGTCGAGTAGAACTTGCCCAACGCGCGATCGAGATTGCCCAAAGCCGTTTGACACGAGATAGATTTCCCGAATACTACGATGGTAAAAATGGGCGCTTAATTGGCAAAGAAGCCAGAATATACCAAACTTGGAGTATTGCTGGATTGTTAGCCGCAAAAGAAATCATCGCCAATCCTGCTTACTTAGACTTAATTACTTTTGAGGAGGATAATCAGAATTTAGGCTGTGACTTTGCGTAA
- a CDS encoding glucosidase, whose protein sequence is MTAEQKRLEEDRNRKAYWRRWGSYLSERQWGTVREDYSSDGNAWNYFPHDHARSRAYRWGEDGIAGISDNHQRLCFAIALWNGKDPILKERLFGLSGPEGNHGEDVKEYYFYLDNTPSHAYMKYLYKYPQKEFPYNQLVKENQQRGYHEPEFELADTNIFDNNEYFDVFVEYAKAADEDILIKISIINRASETKHLHLLPTIWFRNTWSWQENSSKPTLTQVSPNIIKASHPSLGDRWLYCQNPKSLLFTENETNYERLFGTKNHSPYVKDGINNYIVHNQNEAVNPEQIGTKAAAHYELTIAPEQTTIIHLRLTDNENLIAAFDTDFDAIFSKRQQEADEFYQHISGRNFSEDAQNVQRQAFAGLLWTKQYYYYVLEDWLKGDPTQLPPQRHNPRNQEWTHLYNDDILSMPDKWEFPWFAAWDLAFHVIPLAMIDPDFAKRQLTRLTREWYLHPNGQIPAYEWHFSDVNPPVHAWATWRVYQIEQEFYGRSDREFLERVFQKLLLNFTWWVNRKDNNGDNVFQGGFLGLDNIGIFDRSSELPTGGHLEQSDGTSWMGMYCLNMLTIALELAKTNPTYEDIASKFFEHFLYIADAMDHIGKTDIHLWDDDDQFFYDVLHIPHGERQRLKVRSMVGLVPLFAVETMEASLLNAFPGFKKRFEWFINNRPDLQKNIACLEIPGSEARRLLAIVNPEKLKAILQKMLDESEFLSPYGIRSASKFHAEHPYIFEVDGQQHRVDYEPAESTSGMFGGNSNWRGPVWFPMNFLIIESLQKFYHYLGDDFQIECPTGSGKFMNLNEVATELSHRLMSVFLRGSTNYRPVHGGNYLFQNNPDWHDLILFYEYFHGDNGAGLGANHQTGWTGLVAYLIHHCGDNYKQRQARQQQAIASDLISLSGNR, encoded by the coding sequence ATGACCGCAGAACAAAAAAGACTGGAAGAAGACCGCAATCGCAAGGCATACTGGCGGAGATGGGGTTCTTACTTGAGCGAGCGGCAATGGGGAACTGTTCGGGAAGATTACAGTTCTGATGGAAACGCCTGGAACTATTTTCCTCACGATCATGCCCGCTCTCGTGCCTATCGTTGGGGTGAAGACGGGATTGCTGGTATTAGTGATAATCATCAACGGTTATGTTTTGCGATCGCGCTTTGGAATGGTAAAGATCCAATTTTAAAAGAAAGGCTATTTGGTCTGAGCGGGCCAGAAGGTAATCATGGAGAAGATGTCAAAGAATATTACTTTTATCTTGATAATACTCCTTCCCATGCCTACATGAAATATCTCTACAAATATCCCCAAAAAGAATTTCCTTATAACCAATTAGTAAAAGAAAATCAGCAAAGGGGCTATCATGAGCCAGAATTTGAGTTAGCAGATACAAATATTTTTGATAACAATGAATATTTTGATGTATTCGTTGAGTATGCTAAGGCAGCAGACGAAGATATTTTAATCAAAATTAGTATTATTAATCGAGCTTCCGAAACCAAGCATCTCCATTTGTTACCTACAATTTGGTTTCGCAATACTTGGTCTTGGCAAGAAAACTCTTCCAAACCTACTCTGACTCAAGTTTCTCCAAATATTATCAAAGCATCTCACCCATCTTTAGGAGATAGATGGCTATATTGCCAAAACCCCAAATCGCTTTTATTTACTGAAAATGAAACTAATTATGAGCGACTATTTGGGACAAAAAATCATTCTCCCTATGTCAAAGATGGGATTAATAATTATATTGTTCACAATCAAAACGAAGCTGTAAATCCTGAACAAATTGGAACCAAGGCGGCGGCTCATTACGAGCTAACTATTGCTCCTGAACAAACTACAATTATTCATCTACGTTTAACTGATAATGAGAATTTAATAGCAGCTTTTGATACAGATTTTGATGCTATTTTTTCCAAACGTCAGCAAGAAGCAGATGAATTTTACCAGCATATTTCGGGTAGAAATTTTTCAGAAGATGCTCAAAATGTACAGCGACAGGCATTTGCTGGTTTACTTTGGACAAAGCAATATTATTACTATGTTCTAGAAGACTGGCTCAAAGGCGATCCTACTCAACTACCACCCCAGCGCCATAATCCCCGTAATCAAGAGTGGACACATCTTTATAACGATGACATTCTTTCTATGCCCGATAAGTGGGAGTTTCCCTGGTTTGCAGCTTGGGATTTAGCTTTTCATGTTATTCCTCTTGCTATGATCGATCCAGATTTTGCCAAACGTCAATTGACGAGACTAACAAGAGAATGGTACTTGCATCCCAACGGCCAAATTCCCGCCTATGAGTGGCACTTTAGTGATGTTAATCCTCCTGTTCATGCCTGGGCAACGTGGCGAGTTTATCAGATTGAGCAAGAATTTTATGGTCGTAGCGATCGCGAGTTTCTCGAACGAGTATTTCAGAAATTACTACTCAATTTTACTTGGTGGGTAAATCGCAAAGATAACAATGGCGATAATGTCTTTCAAGGGGGATTTTTAGGATTAGATAACATTGGTATTTTTGATCGGAGTTCAGAATTACCAACGGGTGGACATTTAGAACAATCTGACGGTACAAGTTGGATGGGAATGTATTGCCTGAATATGTTAACCATTGCCTTGGAACTAGCAAAAACTAATCCCACATACGAAGATATTGCCAGCAAATTTTTTGAGCATTTTCTTTATATTGCCGATGCTATGGATCACATCGGCAAGACTGATATTCATCTTTGGGATGATGATGATCAATTTTTCTATGATGTACTGCATATACCTCATGGCGAGCGTCAACGCCTCAAAGTTCGTTCAATGGTGGGGCTAGTTCCTTTGTTTGCAGTCGAAACGATGGAAGCAAGTCTCTTAAATGCTTTTCCAGGGTTTAAAAAGCGTTTTGAATGGTTTATTAACAATCGTCCCGATTTGCAAAAAAATATTGCCTGTTTAGAAATTCCAGGTAGTGAAGCCAGAAGACTACTTGCTATTGTTAATCCAGAAAAGCTGAAAGCAATTCTCCAAAAAATGTTGGATGAATCTGAATTTTTAAGCCCTTATGGTATCCGTTCTGCCTCCAAATTCCATGCTGAACATCCCTACATTTTTGAAGTAGATGGACAACAGCATCGAGTTGACTATGAACCTGCTGAATCAACTAGTGGAATGTTTGGTGGAAATTCTAACTGGCGCGGCCCTGTGTGGTTTCCCATGAATTTCTTAATCATAGAATCCTTACAAAAATTTTATCACTATCTGGGTGATGACTTTCAAATTGAGTGTCCTACTGGCTCTGGAAAATTTATGAATTTAAACGAAGTTGCAACAGAGTTATCTCACAGATTAATGAGCGTCTTTTTGCGCGGTAGTACGAATTATCGTCCCGTTCATGGTGGTAATTATCTATTTCAAAATAATCCAGACTGGCACGATTTAATTTTGTTTTACGAGTACTTTCACGGTGATAATGGCGCAGGATTGGGAGCTAATCATCAAACAGGTTGGACAGGATTGGTAGCGTATTTGATTCACCACTGTGGAGATAATTACAAGCAAAGACAAGCTCGCCAACAACAAGCGATCGCTTCGGATTTAATTTCATTGTCTGGAAACCGATAA